A region from the Pogoniulus pusillus isolate bPogPus1 chromosome 43, bPogPus1.pri, whole genome shotgun sequence genome encodes:
- the LOC135192609 gene encoding feather beta keratin has protein sequence MSCYDLCRPCGPTPLANSCNEPCVRQCQDSRVIIEPSPVVVTLPGPILSSFPQNTAVGSTTSAAVGSILSESGVPISSGGFGLSGLGGRYCGRRCLPC, from the coding sequence ATGTCCTGCTACGATCTGTGCCGCCCCTGCGggccaacccccctggccaacagCTGCAACGAGCCCTGtgtcaggcagtgccaggactccAGGGTGATCATTGAACCCTCGCCCGTGGTGGTGACGCTGCCAGgacccatcctcagctccttcccccagaaCACCGCCgtgggctccaccacctctgctgctgtgggcagcatccTGAGCGAGAGTGGAGTGCCCATCAGCTCCGGGGGCTTTGGGCTGTCTGGCCTGGGCGGGCGCTACTGCGGCAgacgctgcctgccctgctag
- the LOC135192611 gene encoding feather beta keratin-like, producing the protein MSCYDLCRPCGPTPLANSCNEPCVRQCQDSRVVIQPSPVVVTLPGPILSSFPQNTAVGSTTSAAVGSILSESGVPISSGGFGLSGLGGRYCGRRCLPC; encoded by the coding sequence ATGTCCTGCTACGATCTGTGCCGCCCCTGCGggccaacccccctggccaacagCTGCAACGAGCCCTGtgtcaggcagtgccaggactccAGGGTGGTGATCCAGCCCTCGCCCGTGGTGGTGACGCTGCCAGgacccatcctcagctccttcccccagaaCACCGCCgtgggctccaccacctctgctgctgtgggcagcatccTGAGCGAGAGTGGAGTGCCCATCAGCTCCGGGGGCTTTGGGCTGTCTGGCCTGGGCGGGCGCTACTGCGGCAgacgctgcctgccctgctag